The DNA window CAGTGACGAGAGATGGGCGcgggaaaaatgacgtcactcgcGAACCGgtgaaccaaatttaaaaaacgaaggctttttgaaaagctgagagtatggcggtaaaaacaatttttatcgatttaatttatcttcattagtttcggagaaaataaatatatatacttACTTTACGAATGCCCCTCGTAGAATGAACAGAAATAGGTCGATAGTTAGATACATCCTTCCTGGAACCCTTTTTAAACAAAGGAGTTACATTGGCAGATTTCAAGCAGTGCGGGAACACACCTGTCACGATACATTTATTAATCAGCACTAGCAGATGCTCACCAAATATAGAAAAATAGTCACGAAAGAAAAATGGAGGTATACAGCCATATGTTTCAGCTTTGTTTGGCTTGAGACTACAAACACACGGGTATAGCTCATTTAGCGTTATCTGGGAGAATGTAAAGGTTGGAGGGGGGTTTTTCAGGGACTTTTTTGTAATCTCAAGAGCCCTAAAATGAGCTAAATTACTTGGAAACGTATTTTGCAGGGAGGTGAGATGTTCATTGAAAACATTAGCTATTTTAGCAGGATCAGAAACAATCACCCCATCACAGCTAACAGCATCAATTAGCGAATTGTTATTAGTACTCGGCGTTTGGTCCTTTATAATTTTCCACATAGTAAAAGATTTGTTCTTGGAGTTCTTAGTCATTCTCTCAACATTTTTACGCTTTTTTCTATATAAAGACTTTTTAAGTAACTTATTAGTTTTATTGAAGAGCTTTTTGTATTTAAGAAGACCAGTAGTTTTTTACGGTGAATGATATTCTTTCTTACGTTCACTGAGTGAATTGAGGGTATCATTTTTTAACCTCTTGCAAGAAAATGACTTTACTGGACGGAGAGGACAACATAGTTCAATAGCAGAGTACAaacctctgataaaatgttctACTGTATTATTTACATTTCCAAGTTGAGGGTCAAGAGTGGAGCAAAAGTAATGAAGTTGCCCAATTAGACCTAGACAGGCCTCTTTAGACCAGTGTCTTTTAAAACGCTTATTATTAATATAATTGGATTCGGAATCGATGGGAAATGAGACAATTTGACCTCGATCGTCTGAAAGCCCTGGATCCCATGTTACAGAATCAATGGGACGAGAGCTAGAGAAACAATTGTCAAGCAAAGTGGCAGAAGTTTTAGCTAACCTGGAAGGTTCATCACAAAATATGGGCCGAAGGTTGAATTCAGAGAGCAATTGTTACAGAGAGAGATGACATCTTTACGCCGTGGATCCAGAAAGTCGATATTTAAGTCACCTGATAGACTATAATGACAATTCATTTCGTGTAAGGTACTAAGTACTGCTTCTAATTTTTCCAACATTACATCAAAGTCGCCAGTAGGCGGCCTGTACATTGATAGAATAACCCAAGGTTTTTTAAGACGAATATTACTAAGTTTATGTATTGAGATAGCCGAAGTTTCAAAGTGATGCTCTACAGAGTGggctttaaaaatttaaggacgAGAATACTTAATAGTTGGCTTGACATAGATTGCAGACACCTCTCCTCTTGAAATTTCTCTAGCTTTGGAGTCAGCGCAGATGTAATTGGAAAGGGGAATAGCGCTATCTGTTGGATAGCCTGGGTTGGTTACCCAGCACACGTTGGCATCACTGCCCTCAGAGGGTCAGGTGACGACCATCGTCATGGCGTCAGCCGATCATCATGTCGTGATACCAGTGTTACCGTGTCGTGTTcattccctttttattttataataaatatgaaTATTGTTTTAACCGAGTGTTCACTTATTCAGATATTACCCACACTAAACACGGCGACGAGGATGTAAACGGGTGATCAACGAAGCGTAGCAAAAAATACGGAGGTGCGCGTCGTGAACCGGCACAACAGGCCTAAATTCAACCATGGCCTCGCGCTCGGTATTTAAGTGAATTCAAGTGCAAGACATGTGATTTCgctaaaaaagttcaattttagtGTATCGATTAAGTTCGAAAATGACTTTTAGTATATCGATTAAGTtcgaattttaatttctcaattgCGTATGGGTCAATTTCTTCTAAGTTCATGATAATCTGTGTCGTTATCAACCTTCACTAATTGCAAGGTAATCATTGTTCGGACGGTACAATGGAATTTCTTACAAAGCCAGAACCACTGGAAATCAATGATAATATTAAAGAGAATtgggaaaagttcaaaacacGTTGGAGAAACTACGCTCTTGGCGCCGGAATCACCGAGAAATCCGAAGAGGTTCAGAAGGCCATTTTCCTTAACCTCATCGGATCCGAAGCAGAAGAACTTATCAACTCCCTTGCTCTCACAAGTAACCAGTCTAAAACTGTCGATCTTCTAGTTAAAGCTATCGATGAGTATGTCAAGCCCAGGACAAAGGTGGTATTTTCTAGATACCAGTTTTTCACAAGATCGCAGAAAGACGGTgaggattttgaaacgttccttCTCTCACTCAAGAAGCTGGCTGACAATTGTGGCTTTGGTGAGCTGAAAACATCGCTCATCCGTGATCGCATCATCATTGGCATCTCTAATTATGAACTTCGCCAACGCATGCTCGGAGAGGAATACGACTTCGATAGGACGGTCAAGCTATGCAAGTCAGTCGAGTCTGGGAAACTGCGGGCAAAGGAAATCAACGATCAAGGGACATCATCCACAACTGAGGTCAACTGAGTCAGCAAACCGTATTACAGCCGAAATCAACAGCCAAGCTGCAGCTCAGGTACTGAAACTACAACTAAACAGCCAATCAACTGCCAAAATTGTGGGACTAGCCATCCTATCAACCAATGTCCAGCATTCAAGAAGCAATGTAATTACTGTAAGCGTCTTAATCATTTTTCCTCTATGTGTAGATCTCGGAATAATTCCGTGTTACCTAATTCCAATGATAAAATTGCACCTTTTACTTACAGCTAATTCCAAAGCGGCTAATCTAGTCAATGTCCATTGTCAGTGCTCATGTTCTCCAAACAGTATCTCTAATCCgactgaaatttcagatattcaTGCTAGTGATTATGTTTACATTTCAGAAATCTCCGTCCAACCAACTTTTAAATTGGAGCATTTTACTGATCAGTCTAAATCCAGTCAGCTTGAGGATCATTCAATTATCGATCATCAGCTTAATCAATCTAATTTTGATGAGTCAGTTAAGCAGTCTGTCAAAATTCATAATGTGTCAAGTATTTCCAAATCCACAGATAAGTGCTGGATGGAATATTTAATCATTAACAATAACACGGTCAGCTTTCAGTTAGATTCGGGAGCAGAAGTTAATGTTTTATCACGTCAAATTTTCGACCTgatcaaaaattcaacaaatgtGCTTTTTACCCAATCGTTCAGTTGTTCTAGGCTACGGAGGTGCTCAGATTGACTCATGTGGGTATGTGGTGCTAGATTGCAAAATTcctaatcaaaatcaaattcataaACTGTTCTTCACCGTTGTCAATACTGGCACTACTCCTCTTCTAGGTCTAAAGTCCTGCGTAGATTTAGGTTTTATCACCAGGAATCATGTGCATGCTCTATTCAGAACCAAAAATCTAAATAAAGTCGTACAGCGAGATCTTTCCCTAATTCCATCTTTTAGAGATAAAACCGAAAAAAGCTAATCACTCGGCAAAGTAAACTGTAGTATCTCTGATTCATtctgcaataaatttcaaagaaatttcatgtTAATTTT is part of the Bemisia tabaci chromosome 1, PGI_BMITA_v3 genome and encodes:
- the LOC109042783 gene encoding uncharacterized protein isoform X2, with the translated sequence MEFLTKPEPLEINDNIKENWEKFKTRWRNYALGAGITEKSEEVQKAIFLNLIGSEAEELINSLALTSNQSKTVDLLVKAIDEYVKPRTKVVFSRYQFFTRSQKDGEDFETFLLSLKKLADNCGFGELKTSLIRDRIIIGISNYELRQRMLGEEYDFDRTVKLCKSVESGKLRAKEINDQGTSSTTEVN